A region of Streptomyces sp. TG1A-60 DNA encodes the following proteins:
- a CDS encoding Fur family transcriptional regulator, whose product MTASQPPNTAGELRGAGLRVTAARVALLETVRDGDHLGVEAIAAGVRDRVGHISLQAVYEALNALAGAGLVRRLEPPGSPALYEGRVGDNHHHLVCRSCGAVVDVDCAVGHAPCLTASDDRGFAVDEAEVIYWGMCPPCSEASSSAP is encoded by the coding sequence ATGACCGCCTCCCAGCCTCCGAACACCGCCGGCGAGCTGCGCGGTGCCGGCCTGCGGGTGACGGCCGCGCGCGTCGCACTGCTGGAAACCGTCCGGGACGGCGACCACCTCGGCGTCGAGGCGATCGCCGCGGGCGTGCGCGATCGCGTGGGCCACATATCTCTCCAAGCCGTGTACGAGGCCTTGAACGCGCTCGCGGGCGCCGGGCTCGTACGCCGCCTCGAACCCCCCGGCAGTCCGGCCCTTTACGAGGGCCGTGTCGGGGACAACCACCATCACCTCGTGTGCCGCTCGTGCGGTGCCGTGGTCGACGTCGACTGCGCGGTCGGGCACGCCCCGTGTCTGACCGCGTCCGACGACCGCGGTTTCGCTGTCGACGAGGCCGAGGTCATCTACTGGGGCATGTGCCCCCCATGCTCCGAAGCCAGCAGTTCAGCACCGTGA
- a CDS encoding ABC transporter permease, giving the protein MTVTAPNPAPAAEVPKSSGTRLVDRVFRMRELAILVVFLAMIVVTQLGNSEFLTEQGIKDLLLNATILMLVAVGQSLVVITRNVDLSVGSTLGISAFAAGTYLQGGGNAVVAVFLAVLLGIGCGLMNGLLVSLGQVPALVVTLGTLYIIRGIDSIWVGSRQIVASALPDGFIDFGSGGIHAVPYLALIALAVLVATAYYLKHFGSGRELYALGSNPEAARLAGIPVRKRILMAYTFCGALAGLAGALYLARFGNVDSSTGSGYELTVVSAVVVGGVVFTGGSGSVYGAALGALLLTSINSVLPALGVSSVWVLAINGILLILAIAVDRVVALRVATALKKRNARHG; this is encoded by the coding sequence ATGACGGTGACCGCTCCGAACCCCGCACCCGCCGCCGAAGTGCCCAAGTCCAGCGGCACGCGTCTGGTGGACCGGGTCTTCAGGATGCGTGAACTCGCCATCCTGGTCGTCTTCCTGGCGATGATCGTCGTCACCCAGCTGGGCAACAGCGAGTTCCTGACCGAACAGGGCATCAAGGACCTGCTGCTGAACGCGACCATCCTCATGCTGGTCGCCGTCGGCCAGTCGCTGGTCGTCATCACCCGGAACGTCGATCTGTCGGTAGGCTCCACCCTCGGCATCAGTGCCTTCGCCGCCGGCACGTACCTCCAGGGCGGCGGGAACGCGGTCGTGGCCGTGTTCCTCGCGGTGCTGCTCGGCATCGGGTGCGGTCTCATGAACGGTCTGCTCGTCAGCCTCGGCCAGGTGCCCGCCCTCGTCGTCACCCTCGGCACGCTGTACATCATCCGGGGCATCGACTCGATCTGGGTCGGCTCCCGGCAGATCGTCGCCTCCGCACTCCCGGACGGGTTCATCGACTTCGGTTCCGGCGGCATCCACGCGGTGCCCTATCTGGCGCTGATCGCCCTCGCGGTGCTGGTGGCGACGGCGTACTACCTGAAGCACTTCGGCAGTGGCCGCGAGTTGTACGCGCTCGGCTCCAACCCGGAGGCCGCCCGTCTCGCCGGCATCCCGGTCCGCAAGCGGATCCTGATGGCGTACACCTTCTGCGGCGCCCTCGCCGGCCTCGCCGGGGCGCTGTACCTGGCCCGCTTCGGCAACGTCGACTCCAGTACCGGCAGCGGCTACGAACTCACCGTCGTCAGCGCCGTCGTGGTCGGCGGCGTCGTCTTCACCGGCGGCTCCGGCAGTGTCTACGGCGCGGCCCTGGGCGCCCTGCTGCTGACCTCCATCAACAGTGTGCTGCCCGCCCTCGGGGTCAGCTCGGTGTGGGTGCTCGCGATCAACGGCATCCTGCTCATCCTCGCCATCGCCGTGGACCGCGTGGTCGCGCTGCGGGTGGCGACCGCCCTGAAGAAGAGGAACGCCCGCCATGGCTGA
- a CDS encoding sugar ABC transporter ATP-binding protein, which translates to MTHRSDTGPAPVLALKGISKSFGAVRALRDVSLELFPGEVHALAGENGAGKSTLIKSLAGVHRPDSGQVLLDGAPTVFHGPADARDAGIAVIYQEPTLFPDLSIAENIFMGRQPRRALGRIDHRATHAATLALMRRLGVELDPDRPARGLSIADQQIVEIAKALSFDARVLIMDEPTAALTGSEVARLFGVVRTLREQGSAVLFISHRLEEIFQICQRVTTLRDGAWISSEPVDGMTEDDLVRRMVGRDLDELYPKQEVEPGEVALSVRRLTREGVFTDVSFDVRRGEIVGLAGLVGAGRTEVARAVFGIDRWDAGEVDIDGKALTNGAPSTAMSAGLALVPEDRRAQGLVMDMSIERNIGLTGLRTTVKAGLMDRGAERSRSLDWAVRLQVKYARIADTVNTLSGGNQQKVVLAKWLATAPKVLIVDEPTRGIDVGTKAEVHRLLSELAADGVAVLMISSDLPEILGMADRVLVMHEGRLTAEIPRSEATEESVMAAATGRAAA; encoded by the coding sequence ATGACCCACCGGTCCGACACGGGTCCGGCCCCCGTCCTCGCGTTGAAGGGCATCTCCAAGTCCTTCGGTGCCGTGCGCGCCCTGCGGGACGTGTCCCTCGAACTGTTTCCGGGCGAGGTGCACGCACTCGCCGGGGAGAACGGCGCGGGCAAGTCGACCCTGATCAAGAGCCTCGCCGGGGTGCACCGACCGGACTCCGGACAGGTGCTCCTGGACGGTGCGCCCACGGTCTTCCACGGCCCGGCGGACGCCCGCGACGCGGGCATCGCCGTGATCTACCAGGAGCCCACGCTCTTCCCCGACCTGTCGATCGCCGAGAACATCTTCATGGGCCGCCAGCCCCGGCGCGCCCTCGGCCGAATCGACCACAGGGCCACCCACGCGGCGACCCTCGCGCTGATGCGGCGGCTCGGTGTCGAACTCGACCCCGACCGCCCGGCGCGCGGCCTGTCCATCGCCGACCAGCAGATCGTCGAGATCGCCAAGGCGCTCTCCTTCGACGCCCGCGTCCTGATCATGGACGAGCCGACGGCGGCCCTCACCGGCAGCGAGGTGGCCCGGCTCTTCGGTGTCGTCCGCACCCTGCGCGAGCAGGGCTCCGCGGTCCTGTTCATCTCCCACCGCCTGGAGGAGATCTTCCAGATCTGCCAGCGGGTCACCACCCTTCGCGACGGTGCCTGGATCTCCAGCGAGCCGGTCGACGGCATGACCGAGGACGACCTGGTCCGCCGCATGGTCGGCCGCGACCTCGACGAGCTGTACCCCAAGCAGGAGGTCGAGCCGGGCGAAGTCGCGCTCAGCGTACGCCGGTTGACCCGCGAGGGCGTCTTCACCGACGTCTCCTTCGACGTCCGGCGCGGCGAGATCGTCGGCCTGGCCGGCCTCGTCGGAGCCGGCCGCACGGAGGTGGCCCGCGCCGTCTTCGGCATCGACCGCTGGGACGCGGGCGAGGTCGACATCGACGGCAAGGCCCTCACCAACGGCGCCCCCTCCACCGCCATGTCCGCCGGGCTCGCCCTGGTCCCCGAGGACCGCCGCGCCCAGGGCCTGGTGATGGACATGTCCATCGAGCGGAACATCGGCCTCACCGGGCTCCGTACGACCGTCAAGGCCGGCCTGATGGACCGCGGCGCCGAGCGCAGCCGCTCCCTCGACTGGGCGGTCAGGCTCCAGGTGAAGTACGCCCGGATCGCCGACACCGTCAACACCTTGTCCGGCGGCAACCAGCAGAAGGTCGTCCTCGCCAAGTGGCTCGCCACCGCGCCGAAGGTGCTGATCGTCGACGAGCCCACCAGGGGCATCGACGTCGGTACGAAGGCCGAGGTGCACCGCCTCCTCAGCGAGCTCGCCGCCGACGGGGTGGCCGTGCTGATGATCTCCTCCGACCTGCCCGAGATCCTCGGTATGGCCGACCGCGTGCTCGTGATGCACGAGGGCCGGCTCACCGCCGAGATCCCTCGCTCCGAAGCCACCGAGGAATCCGTGATGGCCGCAGCCACCGGGAGGGCCGCCGCATGA
- a CDS encoding lactate utilization protein C: MSSRDLILGRVRRALADVPRDDTPYEQAVQRDYLREHGERGVAETVELLAENLADYRAIVHRTDADGLAGVVAGLLRTHGSKTVLTPPGLRSRWLAAAEVTRVPDRAESTARELDRVDSVVTACALAIAETGTIVLDGSPDQGRRRITLVPDHHICVVRVPEQVVSSVPQGLERLDPTRPLTWISGPSATSDIELDRVEGVHGPRTLEVVLVTGSDD; encoded by the coding sequence GTGAGCAGCAGGGATCTGATCCTGGGCCGGGTGCGGCGCGCCCTCGCCGACGTACCACGGGACGACACGCCGTACGAACAGGCGGTTCAGCGGGACTATCTCCGCGAGCACGGTGAGCGGGGCGTCGCGGAGACGGTGGAGCTGCTGGCGGAGAATCTGGCGGACTACCGGGCGATCGTGCACCGCACGGACGCCGACGGGCTCGCCGGGGTCGTCGCCGGACTGCTGCGCACGCACGGCTCGAAGACGGTGCTGACTCCGCCGGGGCTGCGTTCGCGGTGGCTGGCGGCGGCCGAGGTGACGCGGGTGCCGGATCGTGCGGAGAGCACCGCGCGGGAGCTGGACCGGGTCGACAGCGTCGTCACCGCCTGCGCCCTCGCGATCGCCGAGACCGGCACGATCGTGCTGGACGGCTCCCCCGACCAGGGACGGCGCCGGATCACGCTTGTGCCCGACCACCACATCTGCGTCGTACGCGTACCGGAACAGGTGGTGTCCTCCGTCCCTCAGGGCCTCGAACGGCTCGACCCGACACGCCCGTTGACCTGGATCTCCGGCCCGTCCGCCACCAGCGACATCGAGCTGGACCGGGTGGAGGGCGTGCATGGTCCGCGCACCCTGGAGGTGGTGCTGGTGACCGGGAGCGACGACTGA
- a CDS encoding bifunctional aldolase/short-chain dehydrogenase, with protein MATHPEAAALLARSRRLGADPRNTNYAGGNASAKGTDTDPVTGGDVELMWVKGSGGDLGTLTEAGLAVLRLDRMRALVEVYPGVEREDEMVAAFDYCLHGKGGAAPSIDTAMHGLVDAAHVDHLHPDSGIALACAADGEKLTAECFGDSVVWVPWRRPGFQLGLDIAAVKRENPQAVGCVLGGHGITAWGDTAEECEKNSLHIIRTAERFLVERGKAEPFGPVIEGYGALAAPQRRERAASLAPHVRAIASQDKAQVGHFTDSDVVLDFLASAEHPRLAALGTSCPDHFLRTKVRPLVLDLPPSADLDSAIARLKELHAEYREEYAAYYQRHAEPDSPAMRGADPAIVLVPGVGMFSFGKDKQTARVAGEFYVNAINVMRGAEAMSTYAPIEESEKFRIEYWALEEAKLQRMPRPKPLATRVALVTGAGSGIGKAIAHRLVAEGACVVVADLNAENAAAVAEELGGADRAVAVTVDVTDEGRIAEAFKAAALAFGGVDLVVNNAGISISKPLLETSAKDWDLQHDIMARGSFLVSREAARMMIAQGLGGDIVYIASKNAVFAGPNNIAYSATKADQAHQVRLLAAELGAHGIRVNGVNPDGVVRGSGIFAAGWGAQRAATYGIEEEKLGEFYAQRTILKREVLPEHVANAVFALTGGELTHTTGLHVPVDAGVAAAFLR; from the coding sequence ATGGCAACCCATCCCGAAGCCGCTGCCCTTCTCGCCCGGTCGCGTCGGCTCGGCGCCGACCCCCGGAACACCAACTACGCCGGTGGCAACGCCTCCGCCAAGGGGACCGACACCGACCCCGTCACCGGGGGTGACGTGGAGCTGATGTGGGTGAAGGGGTCCGGAGGCGACCTCGGGACACTCACCGAAGCCGGTCTCGCGGTGCTGCGGCTGGACCGGATGCGGGCGCTCGTCGAGGTGTATCCGGGCGTCGAGCGCGAGGACGAGATGGTCGCCGCCTTCGACTACTGCCTCCATGGGAAGGGTGGGGCGGCTCCGTCCATCGACACCGCCATGCACGGGCTGGTGGACGCGGCTCACGTCGATCACCTGCACCCGGACTCCGGCATCGCGCTGGCCTGTGCGGCCGACGGGGAGAAGCTGACCGCCGAGTGTTTCGGGGACAGTGTGGTGTGGGTGCCGTGGCGGCGGCCGGGGTTCCAGCTGGGGCTTGACATCGCGGCGGTCAAGCGGGAGAACCCGCAGGCCGTCGGGTGCGTGCTGGGCGGGCACGGGATCACTGCCTGGGGTGACACCGCCGAGGAGTGCGAGAAGAACTCGCTGCACATCATCCGGACCGCCGAGCGGTTCCTCGTCGAGCGGGGGAAGGCGGAGCCGTTCGGGCCCGTCATCGAGGGGTACGGGGCGCTGGCGGCCCCGCAGCGCCGGGAGCGGGCGGCCTCGCTGGCGCCGCACGTCCGGGCCATCGCCTCGCAGGACAAGGCGCAGGTCGGGCACTTCACCGACTCGGATGTCGTCCTCGACTTCCTGGCGAGTGCGGAGCACCCGCGGCTCGCCGCGCTCGGTACTTCCTGCCCGGACCACTTCCTGCGTACGAAGGTCCGGCCGCTCGTCCTCGATCTGCCGCCCTCGGCCGATCTGGACTCGGCGATCGCCCGGCTGAAGGAGCTGCACGCCGAGTACCGGGAGGAGTACGCCGCCTACTACCAGCGGCACGCCGAGCCCGACTCCCCCGCGATGCGCGGCGCCGACCCGGCGATCGTGCTGGTCCCCGGTGTGGGCATGTTCAGCTTCGGCAAGGACAAGCAGACCGCGCGGGTGGCCGGCGAGTTCTACGTCAACGCGATCAACGTGATGCGGGGCGCCGAGGCGATGTCGACGTACGCGCCGATCGAGGAGTCGGAGAAGTTCCGCATCGAGTACTGGGCGCTGGAGGAGGCCAAACTCCAGCGGATGCCGAGGCCGAAGCCGCTCGCGACGCGGGTCGCGCTGGTCACGGGTGCGGGAAGCGGGATCGGGAAGGCCATCGCGCACCGGCTGGTCGCCGAGGGCGCCTGTGTCGTCGTCGCCGATCTGAACGCGGAGAACGCCGCCGCCGTCGCCGAGGAGCTGGGCGGGGCCGACAGGGCCGTCGCCGTGACCGTCGACGTGACGGACGAGGGGCGGATCGCTGAGGCCTTCAAAGCCGCCGCGCTGGCCTTCGGTGGTGTCGATCTCGTCGTCAACAACGCGGGCATCTCGATCTCGAAGCCGCTGCTGGAGACGTCGGCGAAGGACTGGGACCTTCAGCACGACATCATGGCGCGGGGTTCGTTCCTGGTGTCGCGCGAGGCGGCGCGGATGATGATCGCGCAGGGGCTGGGCGGCGACATCGTCTACATCGCCTCGAAGAACGCCGTCTTCGCCGGGCCCAACAACATCGCCTACTCCGCCACCAAGGCCGACCAGGCGCACCAGGTGCGGCTGCTGGCCGCCGAGCTGGGCGCGCACGGCATCCGCGTCAACGGGGTCAACCCCGACGGTGTGGTGCGCGGCTCGGGGATCTTCGCCGCCGGCTGGGGTGCCCAGCGCGCGGCGACCTACGGGATCGAGGAGGAGAAGCTGGGCGAGTTCTACGCGCAGCGGACCATCCTGAAGCGTGAGGTGCTGCCGGAGCACGTGGCGAACGCGGTGTTCGCGCTGACGGGCGGGGAGCTGACGCACACCACCGGCCTGCATGTCCCGGTCGACGCCGGCGTGGCAGCCGCCTTCCTCCGATGA
- a CDS encoding rhamnulokinase family protein: MSGPVKSYAAVDLGASSGRVMVGRVGRDSLALAEAHRFPNRPVRTPEGLRWDVLALYAGVLDGLGAAGQVDSVGIDSWAVDYGLLDADGALLGNPVHYRDTRTEGVAEKVWATVPAAELYAATGSQYAPFNTLYQLVAARSSAQLAYARRLLLIPDLLTYWLTGEAGTELTNASTTQLIDPRTRDWSYDVAARLGVDLELFAPLRRPGDPAGLLRPEVLAETGLTGPVPVTTVGSHDTASAVAAVPATGERFAYICTGTWSLAGLELDAPVLTEASRAANFTNELGLDGTVRHLRNIMGLWLLQECVREWGDPDLGELLRAAAGVPALRSVVDAGDSAFLAPGRMPGRIAEACRESGQPVPSSPAETTRCILDSLALAHRRAVTEAQALADHPVDVVHIVGGGTRNALLCQLTADACGLPVVAGPAEAAALGNVLVQARTHGLVGDRDSMRRLLARTQPLARYEPQGDPAAWRAAEARLTDR, from the coding sequence ATGAGCGGGCCCGTGAAGTCGTACGCGGCGGTCGACCTCGGCGCGTCCAGCGGGCGTGTCATGGTCGGCCGCGTGGGCCGGGACTCGCTGGCGCTGGCCGAGGCCCACCGCTTCCCGAACCGGCCGGTGCGGACGCCCGAAGGGCTGCGCTGGGATGTGCTCGCGCTGTACGCGGGGGTGCTCGACGGGCTGGGGGCGGCAGGGCAGGTCGACTCCGTGGGCATCGACAGCTGGGCCGTCGACTACGGGCTGCTGGACGCCGACGGTGCCCTGCTCGGCAACCCGGTGCACTACCGGGACACCCGTACCGAGGGCGTCGCGGAGAAGGTGTGGGCCACCGTCCCCGCCGCCGAGCTGTACGCGGCGACCGGGTCGCAGTACGCGCCCTTCAACACGCTGTACCAACTGGTCGCCGCCCGCTCGTCCGCTCAACTGGCGTACGCCAGGAGGCTGTTGCTCATCCCCGATCTGCTGACGTACTGGCTGACCGGCGAGGCGGGCACCGAGCTGACCAATGCCTCGACGACGCAGCTGATCGATCCGCGGACGCGCGACTGGTCCTACGACGTGGCGGCGCGGCTCGGTGTGGACCTGGAGCTGTTCGCGCCGCTGCGCCGGCCCGGGGACCCGGCGGGGCTGCTGCGGCCGGAGGTACTGGCGGAAACCGGGCTGACCGGGCCCGTCCCGGTGACCACGGTCGGGTCGCACGACACCGCTTCGGCGGTGGCGGCCGTCCCGGCCACCGGTGAGCGCTTCGCGTACATCTGCACCGGCACCTGGTCGCTGGCCGGCCTGGAGCTGGACGCGCCGGTGCTGACCGAGGCGAGCCGGGCGGCCAACTTCACCAATGAGCTGGGGCTGGACGGCACGGTCCGCCATCTGCGGAACATCATGGGGCTGTGGCTGCTCCAGGAGTGCGTGCGGGAGTGGGGGGACCCGGATCTGGGCGAGCTGCTGCGCGCCGCGGCCGGGGTGCCCGCGCTGCGGTCGGTCGTGGACGCCGGGGACTCGGCGTTCCTCGCGCCCGGCCGGATGCCCGGGCGGATCGCCGAGGCGTGCCGGGAGTCTGGGCAGCCTGTGCCCTCCTCCCCCGCCGAGACCACCCGCTGCATCCTCGACTCGCTGGCGCTCGCCCACCGGCGGGCCGTCACCGAGGCCCAGGCCCTCGCGGACCATCCCGTCGACGTCGTCCACATCGTCGGCGGAGGCACCCGCAACGCCCTGCTCTGCCAGCTCACCGCCGACGCCTGCGGGCTGCCGGTGGTGGCGGGACCGGCGGAGGCGGCGGCCCTGGGCAACGTCCTCGTCCAGGCCCGTACCCACGGCCTGGTGGGCGACCGTGACTCGATGCGTCGGCTGCTCGCCCGCACCCAGCCGCTGGCGCGGTACGAGCCGCAGGGCGACCCGGCGGCCTGGCGGGCGGCGGAGGCCCGGCTCACCGACCGGTGA
- the rhaI gene encoding L-rhamnose isomerase, with protein MTELAAVKAALKTQAVETPSWAYGNSGTRFKVFAQPGVPRDPWEKLDDAGKVHEFTGVAPTVALHIPWDKVDDYAALTIHAEQRGVKLGAINSNTFQDDDYKLGSICHPDAGIRRKAVDHLLECVDIMDATGSRDLKLWFADGTNYPGQDDVRERQDRLADGLAEVYARLGDGQRMLLEYKFFEPAFYTTDVPDWGTAYAHCLKLGEKAQVVVDTGHHAPGTNIEFIVATLLREGKLGAFDFNSRFYADDDLMVGAADPFQLFRIMYEVVRGGGLTSEVAFMLDQCHNIEAKIPAIIRSVMNVQEATAKALLVDRAALAAAQRSGDVLGANAVLMDAYNTDVRPLLREVREEMGLDPDPIAAYHASGWASKIVEERVGGEQAGWGA; from the coding sequence GTGACCGAGCTCGCCGCGGTGAAGGCCGCCCTCAAGACACAGGCCGTCGAGACGCCGTCGTGGGCGTACGGAAACTCCGGAACCCGCTTCAAGGTGTTCGCCCAGCCAGGTGTGCCGCGCGACCCCTGGGAGAAGCTGGACGACGCCGGCAAGGTCCACGAGTTCACCGGCGTGGCCCCGACCGTGGCGCTGCACATCCCCTGGGACAAGGTGGACGACTACGCGGCGCTCACGATCCACGCCGAGCAGCGCGGCGTGAAGCTCGGAGCCATCAACTCCAACACCTTCCAGGACGACGACTACAAACTGGGCAGCATCTGCCACCCGGACGCGGGGATCCGCCGCAAGGCCGTCGATCACCTGCTGGAGTGCGTCGACATCATGGACGCGACCGGGTCGCGCGACCTGAAGCTGTGGTTCGCGGACGGGACGAACTATCCCGGCCAGGACGATGTGCGTGAGCGGCAGGACCGGCTGGCCGACGGGCTGGCCGAGGTGTACGCGCGGCTCGGGGACGGGCAGCGGATGCTGCTGGAGTACAAGTTCTTCGAGCCGGCCTTCTACACGACGGACGTGCCGGACTGGGGTACGGCCTACGCCCACTGCCTGAAGCTGGGCGAGAAGGCTCAGGTGGTCGTCGACACCGGACATCACGCGCCGGGGACCAACATCGAGTTCATCGTGGCGACGCTGCTGCGCGAGGGGAAGCTCGGAGCGTTCGACTTCAACTCGCGCTTCTACGCGGACGACGACCTGATGGTCGGGGCCGCCGATCCGTTCCAGCTGTTCCGCATCATGTACGAGGTCGTGCGTGGCGGTGGGCTCACCTCCGAGGTCGCGTTCATGCTCGACCAGTGCCACAACATCGAGGCGAAGATCCCGGCGATCATCCGGTCGGTGATGAATGTGCAGGAGGCCACGGCGAAGGCGCTTCTGGTCGACCGCGCGGCTCTCGCCGCCGCTCAGCGCTCCGGTGACGTGCTCGGGGCGAACGCGGTGCTGATGGACGCGTACAACACGGATGTGCGGCCGTTGCTTCGCGAGGTGCGCGAGGAGATGGGGCTGGACCCCGACCCGATCGCCGCCTACCACGCCTCTGGCTGGGCCTCGAAGATCGTCGAGGAGCGGGTCGGTGGCGAGCAGGCGGGCTGGGGGGCGTGA
- a CDS encoding (Fe-S)-binding protein, translated as MRVALFLTCVNDTLYPDTGRAVVKLLTRMGVDVDFPMSQTCCGQAHYNTGYRREAEPLARQFSDVFRDYEAIVTPSGSCGAMVRELYPRMGERARAEGRGETLARTLAPVVPKTYELTEFLVDVLGVTDVGAYYPHKVTYHPTCHGLRSLGLGERPRRLLQAVKGLELVELPGADECCGFGGTFAVKNPDVSAAMGADKVRNAESTGAEVLCAADNSCLLHIGGTMTRLRTAVRPVHIAEILASTEEEPQA; from the coding sequence ATGCGTGTCGCTCTGTTCCTGACCTGTGTCAACGACACGCTCTATCCGGACACCGGCCGTGCCGTGGTGAAACTACTGACCAGGATGGGCGTGGACGTCGACTTCCCGATGAGCCAGACGTGCTGCGGGCAGGCGCACTACAACACCGGATACCGGCGTGAGGCCGAGCCGCTGGCCCGGCAGTTCTCCGATGTATTCCGGGACTACGAGGCGATCGTGACGCCGTCCGGGTCGTGCGGGGCCATGGTGAGGGAGCTGTATCCCCGGATGGGTGAGCGGGCCCGGGCCGAGGGGCGCGGGGAGACCCTCGCGCGGACACTGGCGCCGGTCGTGCCGAAGACGTACGAGCTGACCGAGTTCCTGGTGGACGTGCTGGGCGTGACGGACGTCGGCGCGTACTACCCGCACAAGGTGACGTACCACCCCACCTGCCACGGCCTGCGGAGTCTCGGCCTGGGCGAGCGCCCTCGGCGGCTGCTCCAGGCGGTGAAGGGGCTGGAGCTGGTGGAGCTGCCCGGCGCGGACGAGTGCTGTGGCTTCGGCGGTACGTTCGCCGTGAAGAACCCCGATGTCTCGGCGGCGATGGGCGCGGACAAGGTGCGCAACGCCGAGTCGACGGGCGCCGAGGTGCTGTGCGCGGCCGACAACTCGTGTCTCCTGCACATCGGCGGCACGATGACCCGGCTGCGCACGGCCGTACGGCCCGTCCACATCGCGGAAATCCTGGCGAGCACGGAAGAGGAGCCGCAGGCATGA